Proteins from a single region of Pseudopedobacter saltans DSM 12145:
- a CDS encoding RteC domain-containing protein: MEKFHDTILTKLELSIKELEVEPDCPLQRIEEVIAITINALSEVKEFVLKKGFKNIAEEIYFFKYQKPVIVSKLIFYNAVYKIETKKPYGTKPIKKYLKKELKRLKKFFDNNIDFYKYYRSNNTVLDENYFLRGKHDIRLWLDTFYFEADHRFSTSHDYKVAKIIANDLIQVYLEDRLHNINQKKASDASPKWTASKTALTELIYALYSHGVFNGGNADIKLIAKTFEDAFNIELGDFYHTFMELKARKMNRTKFLDSLCEALIKKMDEQDEK; the protein is encoded by the coding sequence ATGGAAAAATTCCACGACACAATATTAACTAAACTGGAATTATCAATCAAAGAATTGGAGGTTGAACCAGATTGTCCGTTACAACGGATTGAGGAAGTAATTGCTATTACAATTAATGCTTTGTCCGAAGTAAAGGAATTTGTTCTAAAAAAAGGGTTCAAGAACATTGCGGAAGAAATCTATTTTTTCAAATACCAGAAGCCTGTAATTGTTTCAAAACTTATCTTTTACAACGCCGTTTATAAAATCGAAACAAAGAAGCCTTATGGTACAAAGCCCATCAAAAAATACCTAAAAAAAGAACTGAAAAGGCTAAAAAAATTCTTTGATAACAACATTGATTTTTACAAATATTACCGTAGTAATAATACGGTTCTCGACGAGAACTATTTTCTTAGAGGAAAACACGATATAAGGTTATGGTTAGATACTTTTTATTTTGAAGCTGACCATCGTTTTTCAACATCACACGATTATAAGGTTGCAAAGATAATTGCCAACGACCTGATACAAGTTTATTTGGAAGACAGGCTTCACAATATCAATCAGAAAAAAGCGTCAGATGCATCACCAAAATGGACAGCAAGCAAAACAGCACTTACGGAACTCATATATGCACTGTATTCCCACGGTGTATTTAACGGTGGGAATGCAGACATAAAATTGATAGCTAAAACTTTTGAAGATGCGTTTAATATTGAATTGGGCGATTTTTACCACACGTTTATGGAATTGAAAGCCCGTAAGATGAACCGAACGAAATTCCTTGACAGCCTTTGTGAAGCACTAATTAAGAAAATGGACGAGCAGGACGAAAAATAA